Within Dysgonomonas sp. HDW5A, the genomic segment TTTAGCTGTCCATTATTACTAGTTTAAAGGTGCAAAAAAAGCGTCTTCTATATGTTCTATATCAATAGATCCTTTATTTATAACGACTGCTATTACATCAAATCTTGCAGGTTTATTTATATTCTTCTCATTCAGATAAAAGTCTGCCGCTGCAACAATCCTTTTGATCTTTGTAGCCGAAACAGCTTCTTCGGGATTTCCCCAATAAGCCGAAGACCGGGTTTTTACTTCCACAAAAATAATATATTCTGAGTTCGAAGCTATTATATCTATTTCATTCCTATCGTATATTGCATTACGTTGAATAATCTGGTAGTTATTTTGAACTAGATACGCTTCAGCTAGCTCTTCACCTTTTTTGCCGAGATCGTTATGTTGAGCCATTTATTAAATTTTAGAATTAAATTCTCAGATCTTATTATCATTTAGGTAAACATAATCCTATAAACAAGTCTGTGATCTCAAATATAAATAAAACGCCGGAATTATAACCAATAATTCCGGCGTTTACTGTCAGCTATTATTTGATATAATAAGTAAGTTTCAGTTTTTAGAAATTGTATTTAACACCAAATTCTACAGTGAAGGGGCGAATATATGTTCCCGACATTATCGTATTATATTTAGATTCTGCGGCCTCTGTTGTAGTAATCAAGTCTCCATCAGGAATAGAACCCGATGCTCCACGTTGATTTAGTAAGTTCACAACAGTTACATTGAAATCCAAAAACTTGTTCAGTTTATAATTTGCTCCTGCAAAAGTTTCCCAACGACCTTCCAAATCCAATGTATTGGGTTTGTTAAAGTATTGTTTACTAAAATATCTGGCACTACCCCATACTCTCAAATTCTCCCATGTGTAACTTGGATCGATTTCCAACAGAACTTTTGACACACCTGTAACAATTTTATCACTAAAATCATATTCTGCAATTGTTCCGTCAGGGAATGCGACTTTTCCGGCAAAGTTCTTATACTTTGGCGATTGAACAGTCACCAATAGGTGAAGATTAAACCCTTTGAATGGAGAAGCAAGAATATCTGTAGTCCAGCCCAAGGTCTGAATATCATAATTTGTAATCTCACGTCTTACATCTGTTGGATTATTGGGGTTCGAGAAGTTTACAGTTGTTCTGTACTCGTCGCGTTGAATGTAAGTAGCTTTAGAAACCAGGCTGATCATCGGATGATTAAAGTATACTCCAAAACCTGCTCCAGGAATCTTCGATTGTTTGATTTTAGGATCTTGTCCCACATTATAGTTTTCAAGGTGTCCTCCTTGTTCATTATAATTAACTTCTCCCAATAGTCCGAATGAGCTGGTCATCTTATAAACAGCATTCAACATAAAGGCTTTGTTTAGCCAATCTTTATT encodes:
- a CDS encoding YraN family protein — translated: MAQHNDLGKKGEELAEAYLVQNNYQIIQRNAIYDRNEIDIIASNSEYIIFVEVKTRSSAYWGNPEEAVSATKIKRIVAAADFYLNEKNINKPARFDVIAVVINKGSIDIEHIEDAFFAPLN